A genomic window from Prunus persica cultivar Lovell chromosome G2, Prunus_persica_NCBIv2, whole genome shotgun sequence includes:
- the LOC18785458 gene encoding uncharacterized protein LOC18785458 codes for MGRRQSDSELGRFALLALFLMGAIFCCMVYLFLSIVSNPNSITVDSVSELGENGREVALGSEEEDEEDGECCGGIEHLELWGDAVRWGSQFKVNSSEECCVACKAMCGDQGGPCLCDSWVFCGNRVACGLRFGECWLKKQKDTLEPDRKDSGDLVMWTSGFIFGEREGIVGLETEYGVLRIKLFPDCAPHSVAYILEMLQVPHYAGCHFYRAEDRGSFWDSLGNHVENAPFGPPFALIQGTLEAHGIIFKNIPTEVSHAVRRGSVAWIDSGPEFFISLANHFEWKKVYTVFGSVLPEDMEIAEKIAQLPSKQEVWSSINVSVLERPVDLWVRRIKSNS; via the exons ATGGGTCGCAGGCAGAGCGACTCAGAACTCGGCCGGTTTGCACTTCTGGCCCTTTTCTTGATGGGTGCAATCTTCTGTTGCATGGTGTATCTTTTCCTGTCTATCGTCTCAAACCCCAATAGCATAACTGTTGATTCGGTTTCAGAGTTGGGTGAGAATGGCCGTGAAGTTGCATTGGggagtgaagaagaagatgaagaagatggagaaTGTTGTGGAGGGATTGAGCATTTGGAGCTTTGGGGTGATGCTGTGAGATGGGGTTCTCAGTTTAAGGTCAATTCTTCTGAAGAATGCTGCGTGGCTTGTAAAGCTATGTGTGGAGATCAAGGTGGGCCTTGTTTGTGTGATAGTTGGGTGTTTTGTGGGAACAGAGTGGCTTGTGGACTTAGATTtggtgag TGTtggttaaagaaacaaaaggataCCTTGGAGCCTGATCGGAAAGACTCAGGTGATCTAGTTATGTGGACTTCTGGATTCATCTTTGGAGAAAGAGAG GGTATTGTTGGTTTGGAAACAGAATATGGTGTTCTTCGCATAAAG CTGTTTCCTGATTGTGCCCCACATTCTGTTGCCTATATTCTTGAGATGTTGCAAGTACCTCATTATGCAGGTTGCCACTTTTATCGTGCAGAAGACCGTGGAAGTTTTTGGGACTCACTAGGAAACCATGTAGAAAAT GCTCCATTTGGGCCGCCTTTCGCATTAATACAAGGAACACTTGAAGCGCATGGGATCATATTTAAGAACATTCCAACAGAGGTCTCTCATGCTGTCAGAAGAGGATCAGTTGCCTGGATTGATTCCGGCCCGGAATTCTTCATCAGCCTTGCGAACCATTTTGAGTGGAAAAAAGTGTACACCGTGTTCGGTTCTGTTCTTCCGGAAGACATGGAAATTGCGGAGAAAATTGCCCAGCTTCCATCCAAACAGGAGGTCTGGAGTAGCATTAATGTCTCTGTCTTGGAGAGACCCGTTGATTTATGGGTCCGAAGAATCAAGTCGAACTCATGA